GCGGCCGTAGCGGTCGCGGTAGACGCAATAGCCGGGCTCGCTCGCGCGGCCGATCAGGGCGCCGGCAACGCCACCGACAGCCGCTCCAACCGCGGCGCCCCGGACATCGTTCGAAATTGCCCCTCCGATGATGCCGCCCGAAGCGGCGCCGATCGCTGCACCCTTTTCCGTTTGCGTGCACGCGGCGAGGGGAAGAATTACGCTGACGACGAGAAGGATCTTCTTCATGGTGCTTTCCTATTCGAGGTTGATTGACCGAGGTGGGCAGGGGGCGTCGAAATGGGCCGGCCGAAATGAAGATTGCGAGGAGATATTTGAAGCGGTCGGCATGGCAAGCCGGCTTCTGCCGGAACCATCAAAACAGGCGCAGCGAAGGGTGGCAATTCCCGACTCCCTTGTATCAGCCGCCGCTACGGCGCGCGCTATCGTTGTCAGAACGCCGATTTCCGCCTTTTGTTCCGCGCCGGCCCGAGGTGCCACGCCCGGTTGTTGCCGCCGGCGCCGCCCGACGCCGCAATCTTACCTGCTTGGGAGAATGACGGGACCTTGTTTTTGTGCATGTCGTTGTCCCAAAACCGCACACGCTTTCCTCATCCCGCTCTAGTCGCGAAGTCTGCGTTCGGACTGTTCCAGGTTGTCGAGCAGCACCTGCAGACGCTCGTTGCGCTTTTCTTCCGTGTGCATCTCGAGATCGCGCAAGGTTCTGCCGATGTGCAGATTATGAATGCTCACATCCGCCTCGCGCCGGCCGATCTCCGTCACCGTCTTGAGAATATGTCGCGAAGGCATCTTCATTTCTTACCCGAGAGGAATTCTGTTTCCGGGAGAACGCCAAGCCGTGGCGAAGGTTCCTGCCACCGTCGCCCCCTTCGCAATTGCGGATTGATTTCCCTTCCCATGGTTGAATACATGGTTTCCGCCTGGTTAACGGCGTTCGGGTCGAAACCCGGAACAAAGCCTGGAGGCAGAGCGTTTGAAATTCGGTTCCTGCAGCGCCCTGCGTCTTTCCGGCGCACAAGTTCGCTGTAGCACTTCGAATTACTCCATGTTTTTCTCCTTAAATCGGTTCCGACTTAAGGAAACATGCAGTAGGCAAGGAGATAGCAAATGCTCTACTATGCCCTCATCTTTCTTGTGGTCGCCATCATAGCCGGCGTTCTCGGCTTCGGCGGCATCGCCGGCACCTCGGCGGGAATCGCCCAGATCCTGTTCTTCCTGTTCCTGATCTTCCTGGTGGTCTCTCTCGTTATGGGGCTCTTCCGCCGCACCTGACGAATAAACCCTGACTTGCGGAGCGGATCGACCTTCGCTCCGCTCCGAACTCCCAAACATTCTTTTTCCTTTGTAGGGGTGAGGCTTTCAGCTTCGCCCCTTTCTCGTGACGGCTTCGTCCCTTGCCCCGTCTGGTTTGCTTGGCTATTCATGCGCGTATCCTCGAACGAGGAAGACGTGACGCGTCGATCCATCGAGGCGAAAGAACGGGGCATCGTCTATGAAAACTGACGTAGTGGTATTGGGTGCGGGGATCGTCGGCATTTCGAGCGCCATCCATCTGGCGCGGCGCGGCAAATCGGTGGTGCTTCTCGATCGCCGCGGGGCGGGCGAGGAGACGTCCT
This DNA window, taken from Sinorhizobium fredii NGR234, encodes the following:
- a CDS encoding YMGG-like glycine zipper-containing protein — translated: MKKILLVVSVILPLAACTQTEKGAAIGAASGGIIGGAISNDVRGAAVGAAVGGVAGALIGRASEPGYCVYRDRYGRRYTARC
- a CDS encoding DUF1328 domain-containing protein, with amino-acid sequence MLYYALIFLVVAIIAGVLGFGGIAGTSAGIAQILFFLFLIFLVVSLVMGLFRRT